The window CGAACCGATGGCGATCAGGCCGCCGACGAACTTGGCCGGCAGCAGCCTCGGCGGCCGGGGGGACCGTTCACCCCGCCACACGGCCTCGACGTCCTGGATGCCACTGCCGGCCGCCAGGGGGACCCGCAGGGCGATGGCGCAGGCCACGGCGGCGCCGGTGGCCGTGAGGACGGCCGGCACGAGCGGGCCGAAGGCGCCCAGCTGCTCCGACGCCTCCACCAGCGATCCGCGCAGTTCCGCCGCCCGCGCGAGGCACCAGCGGAAGCCCCCGCCGACCAGCCCGACGAGGCAGCCCGCGACCGCCGCGACGAGGTGGACGGCCATCCGGCCGCGGGACGCACGGGGCATGCAGTGACCTCCACCAAGCCGTGACCCGCGTCCGTCGGGTCTGTCGGGCCGTCGCGTCCGTCAGAGACTGGCCCGAGGTCCGCATGCCGTTTCGGACCTCGCCGCGACCGCGCCGAAACCGTCCCCGACCGGGCCAACGGGCGGGCGGCGTTCCCCTGCGGGGCGCGGGATCCGCGACATCGACGATCGATGGCCGCCAGGACACCGATCAACGGGTGAAAGCGTGATAAGCCATCATTTCCACCCGTGTGCCTTCCCGGCCCTTCGCGAAGGGGGAATTCGTTGTCGAACGATCCACCGACCGGCCCTCGCTCTCGCACGGACAAGGTGGTCTTCGGCGTCACGGCCGTTCTGACCCTGGCCTTCGTGCTGTGGGGCGCCCTGGCCACCGATTCGCTGGAGAGCGTGTCGAGCAGCCTGTTGAAGGGGCTCATCCACAACGGCGGCTGGGCCTTCATGCTCGCGGCCACGGGCTTCGTGGTCTTCGCCCTCTGGCTGGCCATCAGCCGCTACGGCCGGATCCGCCTCGGCCGGGAGAACGAGACGCCGGAGTTCCGCACCGTGTCGTGGGTCGCGATGATGTTCAGCGCCGGCATGGGCATCGGCCTCATGTTCTACGGCGTGAGCGAACCGCTGGCGCACTACGGGACGCCCCCGCCCGGCACCCACCCCGTCGATTCCGCCGAACGCATGCAGACGGCGATGGCCACCACGCTCTTCCACTGGACGCTCCACCCGTGGGCGATCTACGCCGTCGTCGGACTCGCCATCGCCTACAGCACCTTCCGGCGCGGCCGGCGCCAGACGATCAGCGCGGTGTTCGAGCCGCTCATCGGCTCCCGGCACGCGCACGGCGGCGCGGGTCGCGTCATCGACATCGTCGCGATCTTCGCGACCCTCTTCGGTTCGGCGGCCTCCCTGGGCCTGGGCGCCCTGCAGATCGGCAGCGGCTTCCGCGAGCTCGGCTGGATGAGTACCGTCAGCACCGCGCTCCTGGTCGCCATCATCGCCGTGCTGACCGTGGCGTTCGTGGCGTCCGCGGTCTCCGGGGTGGAGCGCGGCATCCAGTGGCTGTCGAACATCAACATGGTGCTCGCCCTCGTCCTCGCGGCCTTCGTGTTCGTCGCCGGGCCCACCATCATCGTGCTCGACCTGCTGCCCACGTCGCTCGGCGCCTACCTCGGCGACCTGCCGCAGCTGATCGGCCGCACGGAGGCGACCGGTGGTGGTGGCGTCGCCGGTTGGCTGGGCAGTTGGACCGTCTTCTACTGGGCGTGGTGGATCTCCTGGACGCCGTTCGTCGGCATGTTCATCGCCCGCATCAGCCGCGGCCGTACGATCCGTCAGTTCATCGGCGGCGTCATCCTGGTTCCGAGCACGGTCAGCCTGCTGTGGTTCGCCGTGTTCGGCGGCACGGCGATGAAGCTCCAGGAGAGCGGCAGGCTCGGCAAGGAGACCACGCCGGAGGGGCAGCTCTTCGGGTTGCTGCAACAGTTCCCCGTTCCCACCCTGATGAGCCTGCTGGTGATGGTCCTCGTCGGCATCTTCTTCGTCTCCGGCGCCGACGCCGCCTCCATCGTGATGGGCACGCTGTCGCAGAAGGGCACCTTCGAACCGGCCCGACTGGTGGTCGTCTTCTGGGGCGTGGTCACCGGGGCCGTCGCCGCCATCATGCTGCTCATCGGCAACGGCGAGGGCGACGCGCTCGCCGGGCTGCAGAACCTGACGATCCTCGTGGCGGCGCCGTTCACCGTGGTGATGATCGGCATGTGCGTGGCCCTCATGCGCGATCTGCGCCGGGACCCGCTGATCGTCCGGGGGGAGAGGGGCAAGGAGGCCGTGGCCCAGGCCGTGGTCGCCGGCCACGAGGAGTACGACGGCGACTTCGAGATCCGCATCGGGCCGGGCACCGGCCCGACCTCCACCGGCCCCCGCCCGCCGTCCCCGCTCGACGAACAGCCGTAGGACCTGCCGTCACGGTCTCGCCCGACCCGCGGCGCCGCTTCGACGACCGGGAGGCGGGCGGGAGGGCC of the Streptomyces sp. NBC_01426 genome contains:
- a CDS encoding BCCT family transporter, with product MSNDPPTGPRSRTDKVVFGVTAVLTLAFVLWGALATDSLESVSSSLLKGLIHNGGWAFMLAATGFVVFALWLAISRYGRIRLGRENETPEFRTVSWVAMMFSAGMGIGLMFYGVSEPLAHYGTPPPGTHPVDSAERMQTAMATTLFHWTLHPWAIYAVVGLAIAYSTFRRGRRQTISAVFEPLIGSRHAHGGAGRVIDIVAIFATLFGSAASLGLGALQIGSGFRELGWMSTVSTALLVAIIAVLTVAFVASAVSGVERGIQWLSNINMVLALVLAAFVFVAGPTIIVLDLLPTSLGAYLGDLPQLIGRTEATGGGGVAGWLGSWTVFYWAWWISWTPFVGMFIARISRGRTIRQFIGGVILVPSTVSLLWFAVFGGTAMKLQESGRLGKETTPEGQLFGLLQQFPVPTLMSLLVMVLVGIFFVSGADAASIVMGTLSQKGTFEPARLVVVFWGVVTGAVAAIMLLIGNGEGDALAGLQNLTILVAAPFTVVMIGMCVALMRDLRRDPLIVRGERGKEAVAQAVVAGHEEYDGDFEIRIGPGTGPTSTGPRPPSPLDEQP